In one window of Canis lupus baileyi chromosome 12, mCanLup2.hap1, whole genome shotgun sequence DNA:
- the ARID5A gene encoding AT-rich interactive domain-containing protein 5A isoform X3, protein MPYRKGVTSPQTPPIKGKRKQSEEGDPLDPSVSPQPDGEQSRSQSPIHLEVTGRRLWKNVYDELGGSPGSTSAATCTRRHYERLVLPYVRHLKGEDDKPLPPSKPRKQYKMAKEPRGDDGTTEKPKKAKEEKRLDQMVPGKMKTDAAPDLARLPNQEAPREGPEQPGPALGPSPPFGGASGCPEAYKRLLSSFYCKGTHGIMSPLAKKKLLAQVSKAEALQCQEEGCRHGVGSPNGDPQASPAILLSESPQSPGKPAENSRHRLTPPEGLQAPGGSLREEAQVGPRLPAPIFTGCFHAYPTEVLKPVSQHPRDFFPNFKDGVLLGPPGKEEGLAVKEPQLVWGGDANRPSAFHKGSSRKGSPYPKPKACWVSPMAKAPAESPVPLSTFPSSPGLGTKRSLEEEGFAHGGKKLRAVSPFLKEVDAKECGAKSMGSGVAVSCLLGPALGPALPEAYRGTMLRCPLNFAGTPDHLKGQATLPFSPLVIPAFPAHFLATTGPSPMATGLMHFPPSSFDSALRHRLCPASSAWHVPPATTYAAPHFFHLNTKL, encoded by the exons GTGACCGGCCGCCGCCTCTGGAAGAACGTGTATGACGagctggggggcagcccgggcagCACCAGCGCAGCCACCTGCACACGCCGCCACTACGAGAG GCTGGTGCTCCCATATGTGCGGCACCTGAAGGGGGAGGACGACAAGCCACTGCCCCCTTCCAAGCCCAGGAAGCAATACAAGATGGCTAAGGAGCCTCGGGGGGATGATGGGACCACTGAGAAGCCGAAGAAGGCCAAGGAAGAGAAGCGGTTGGATCAG ATGGTGCCaggaaagatgaaaacagatgctgCCCCTGACCTGGCACGGCTTCCCAACCAGGAGGcccccagggagggcccagaacaGCCAGGCCCGGCCCTGGGGCCCTCTCCACCCTTTGGGGGTGCCAGCGGCTGCCCTGAGGCCTACAAGCGGCTCCTGTCCAGCTTCTACTGCAAAGGAACACATGGCATCATGTCACCACTGGCCAAAAAGAAGCTCCTGGCCCAAGTGAGCAAGGCAGAGGCCTTGCAGTGCCAGGAGGAGGGCTGTCGCCACGGGGTAGGCAGCCCTAATGGGGacccccaggcatcccctgccATTCTCCTGTCGGAAAGTCCTCAGAGCCCAGGAAAGCCAGCTGAGAACTCCAGGCACCGGCTAACCCCTCCGGAGGGGTTACAGGCCCCTGGTGGCAGCCTCAGGGAGGAGGCTCAAGTGGGTCCCCGCCTACCAGCCCCCATCTTCACTGGCTGTTTCCACGCATACCCCACTGAGGTGCTGAAGCCCGTCAGCCAGCACCCCCGGGACTTCTTCCCCAATTTTAAAGATGGGGTGCTATTGGGGCCCCCTGGCAAAGAGGAAGGCCTGGCAGTCAAAGAGCCCCAGCTGGTGTGGGGCGGGGATGCCAACCGCCCGTCTGCATTCCATAAAGGCAGCTCTAGAAAAGGCAGCCCCTACCCCAAGCCCAAAGCCTGCTGGGTGTCCCCGATGGCCAAGGCCCCTGCTGAGAGCCCTGTTCCCCTGTCTACCTTCCCTAGCAGCCCCGGCCTGGGTACCAAGCGCAGCCTGGAAGAAGAGGGCTTTGCCCATGGTGGCAAAAAACTGCGGGCAGTGTCTCCCTTTCTTAAGGAGGTGGACGCCAAGGAGTGTGGGGCCAAATCTATGGGGTCTGGTGTGGCCGTGTCCTGCCTGCTGGGCCCAGCGCTGGGGCCTGCCCTCCCTGAGGCCTACAGGGGCACCATGCTGCGGTGCCCACTGAACTTTGCTGGCACCCCGGACCACTTAAAGGGCCAGGCCACTCTCCCCTTCAGCCCCCTGGTCATCCCTGCCTTCCCGGCCCACTTCCTGGCCACTACAGGGCCCTCACCCATGGCCACAGGTCTGATGCACTTCCCCCCGTCATCCTTTGACAGTGCCCTTCGCCACAGACTTTGCCCAGCCTCGTCTGCATGGCATGTGCCACCTGCCACAACCTATGCAGCACCCCACTTTTTCCACCTCAACACCAAGCTTTAG
- the ARID5A gene encoding AT-rich interactive domain-containing protein 5A isoform X5, with the protein MVTGRRLWKNVYDELGGSPGSTSAATCTRRHYERLVLPYVRHLKGEDDKPLPPSKPRKQYKMAKEPRGDDGTTEKPKKAKEEKRLDQMVPGKMKTDAAPDLARLPNQEAPREGPEQPGPALGPSPPFGGASGCPEAYKRLLSSFYCKGTHGIMSPLAKKKLLAQVSKAEALQCQEEGCRHGVGSPNGDPQASPAILLSESPQSPGKPAENSRHRLTPPEGLQAPGGSLREEAQVGPRLPAPIFTGCFHAYPTEVLKPVSQHPRDFFPNFKDGVLLGPPGKEEGLAVKEPQLVWGGDANRPSAFHKGSSRKGSPYPKPKACWVSPMAKAPAESPVPLSTFPSSPGLGTKRSLEEEGFAHGGKKLRAVSPFLKEVDAKECGAKSMGSGVAVSCLLGPALGPALPEAYRGTMLRCPLNFAGTPDHLKGQATLPFSPLVIPAFPAHFLATTGPSPMATGLMHFPPSSFDSALRHRLCPASSAWHVPPATTYAAPHFFHLNTKL; encoded by the exons ATG GTGACCGGCCGCCGCCTCTGGAAGAACGTGTATGACGagctggggggcagcccgggcagCACCAGCGCAGCCACCTGCACACGCCGCCACTACGAGAG GCTGGTGCTCCCATATGTGCGGCACCTGAAGGGGGAGGACGACAAGCCACTGCCCCCTTCCAAGCCCAGGAAGCAATACAAGATGGCTAAGGAGCCTCGGGGGGATGATGGGACCACTGAGAAGCCGAAGAAGGCCAAGGAAGAGAAGCGGTTGGATCAG ATGGTGCCaggaaagatgaaaacagatgctgCCCCTGACCTGGCACGGCTTCCCAACCAGGAGGcccccagggagggcccagaacaGCCAGGCCCGGCCCTGGGGCCCTCTCCACCCTTTGGGGGTGCCAGCGGCTGCCCTGAGGCCTACAAGCGGCTCCTGTCCAGCTTCTACTGCAAAGGAACACATGGCATCATGTCACCACTGGCCAAAAAGAAGCTCCTGGCCCAAGTGAGCAAGGCAGAGGCCTTGCAGTGCCAGGAGGAGGGCTGTCGCCACGGGGTAGGCAGCCCTAATGGGGacccccaggcatcccctgccATTCTCCTGTCGGAAAGTCCTCAGAGCCCAGGAAAGCCAGCTGAGAACTCCAGGCACCGGCTAACCCCTCCGGAGGGGTTACAGGCCCCTGGTGGCAGCCTCAGGGAGGAGGCTCAAGTGGGTCCCCGCCTACCAGCCCCCATCTTCACTGGCTGTTTCCACGCATACCCCACTGAGGTGCTGAAGCCCGTCAGCCAGCACCCCCGGGACTTCTTCCCCAATTTTAAAGATGGGGTGCTATTGGGGCCCCCTGGCAAAGAGGAAGGCCTGGCAGTCAAAGAGCCCCAGCTGGTGTGGGGCGGGGATGCCAACCGCCCGTCTGCATTCCATAAAGGCAGCTCTAGAAAAGGCAGCCCCTACCCCAAGCCCAAAGCCTGCTGGGTGTCCCCGATGGCCAAGGCCCCTGCTGAGAGCCCTGTTCCCCTGTCTACCTTCCCTAGCAGCCCCGGCCTGGGTACCAAGCGCAGCCTGGAAGAAGAGGGCTTTGCCCATGGTGGCAAAAAACTGCGGGCAGTGTCTCCCTTTCTTAAGGAGGTGGACGCCAAGGAGTGTGGGGCCAAATCTATGGGGTCTGGTGTGGCCGTGTCCTGCCTGCTGGGCCCAGCGCTGGGGCCTGCCCTCCCTGAGGCCTACAGGGGCACCATGCTGCGGTGCCCACTGAACTTTGCTGGCACCCCGGACCACTTAAAGGGCCAGGCCACTCTCCCCTTCAGCCCCCTGGTCATCCCTGCCTTCCCGGCCCACTTCCTGGCCACTACAGGGCCCTCACCCATGGCCACAGGTCTGATGCACTTCCCCCCGTCATCCTTTGACAGTGCCCTTCGCCACAGACTTTGCCCAGCCTCGTCTGCATGGCATGTGCCACCTGCCACAACCTATGCAGCACCCCACTTTTTCCACCTCAACACCAAGCTTTAG
- the ARID5A gene encoding AT-rich interactive domain-containing protein 5A isoform X1 — translation MPYRKGVTSPQTPPIKGKRKQSEEGDPLDPSVSPQPDGEQSRSQSPIHLEDSPEAGGEREEDQEREEEQAFLVSLYKFMKERHTPIERVPHLGFKQINLWKIYKAVEKLGAYEMVTGRRLWKNVYDELGGSPGSTSAATCTRRHYERLVLPYVRHLKGEDDKPLPPSKPRKQYKMAKEPRGDDGTTEKPKKAKEEKRLDQMVPGKMKTDAAPDLARLPNQEAPREGPEQPGPALGPSPPFGGASGCPEAYKRLLSSFYCKGTHGIMSPLAKKKLLAQVSKAEALQCQEEGCRHGVGSPNGDPQASPAILLSESPQSPGKPAENSRHRLTPPEGLQAPGGSLREEAQVGPRLPAPIFTGCFHAYPTEVLKPVSQHPRDFFPNFKDGVLLGPPGKEEGLAVKEPQLVWGGDANRPSAFHKGSSRKGSPYPKPKACWVSPMAKAPAESPVPLSTFPSSPGLGTKRSLEEEGFAHGGKKLRAVSPFLKEVDAKECGAKSMGSGVAVSCLLGPALGPALPEAYRGTMLRCPLNFAGTPDHLKGQATLPFSPLVIPAFPAHFLATTGPSPMATGLMHFPPSSFDSALRHRLCPASSAWHVPPATTYAAPHFFHLNTKL, via the exons GACTCCCCCGAGGCAGGCGGGGAGCGGGAGGAGGACCAGgagcgggaggaggagcaggccttCCTGGTCAGCCTCTACAAGTTCATGAAGGAGCGACACACGCCCATCGAGAGGGTGCCCCATCTCGGCTTCAAGCAGA TTAACCTGTGGAAAATCTACAAAGCAGTGGAGAAGCTGGGGGCCTATGAGATG GTGACCGGCCGCCGCCTCTGGAAGAACGTGTATGACGagctggggggcagcccgggcagCACCAGCGCAGCCACCTGCACACGCCGCCACTACGAGAG GCTGGTGCTCCCATATGTGCGGCACCTGAAGGGGGAGGACGACAAGCCACTGCCCCCTTCCAAGCCCAGGAAGCAATACAAGATGGCTAAGGAGCCTCGGGGGGATGATGGGACCACTGAGAAGCCGAAGAAGGCCAAGGAAGAGAAGCGGTTGGATCAG ATGGTGCCaggaaagatgaaaacagatgctgCCCCTGACCTGGCACGGCTTCCCAACCAGGAGGcccccagggagggcccagaacaGCCAGGCCCGGCCCTGGGGCCCTCTCCACCCTTTGGGGGTGCCAGCGGCTGCCCTGAGGCCTACAAGCGGCTCCTGTCCAGCTTCTACTGCAAAGGAACACATGGCATCATGTCACCACTGGCCAAAAAGAAGCTCCTGGCCCAAGTGAGCAAGGCAGAGGCCTTGCAGTGCCAGGAGGAGGGCTGTCGCCACGGGGTAGGCAGCCCTAATGGGGacccccaggcatcccctgccATTCTCCTGTCGGAAAGTCCTCAGAGCCCAGGAAAGCCAGCTGAGAACTCCAGGCACCGGCTAACCCCTCCGGAGGGGTTACAGGCCCCTGGTGGCAGCCTCAGGGAGGAGGCTCAAGTGGGTCCCCGCCTACCAGCCCCCATCTTCACTGGCTGTTTCCACGCATACCCCACTGAGGTGCTGAAGCCCGTCAGCCAGCACCCCCGGGACTTCTTCCCCAATTTTAAAGATGGGGTGCTATTGGGGCCCCCTGGCAAAGAGGAAGGCCTGGCAGTCAAAGAGCCCCAGCTGGTGTGGGGCGGGGATGCCAACCGCCCGTCTGCATTCCATAAAGGCAGCTCTAGAAAAGGCAGCCCCTACCCCAAGCCCAAAGCCTGCTGGGTGTCCCCGATGGCCAAGGCCCCTGCTGAGAGCCCTGTTCCCCTGTCTACCTTCCCTAGCAGCCCCGGCCTGGGTACCAAGCGCAGCCTGGAAGAAGAGGGCTTTGCCCATGGTGGCAAAAAACTGCGGGCAGTGTCTCCCTTTCTTAAGGAGGTGGACGCCAAGGAGTGTGGGGCCAAATCTATGGGGTCTGGTGTGGCCGTGTCCTGCCTGCTGGGCCCAGCGCTGGGGCCTGCCCTCCCTGAGGCCTACAGGGGCACCATGCTGCGGTGCCCACTGAACTTTGCTGGCACCCCGGACCACTTAAAGGGCCAGGCCACTCTCCCCTTCAGCCCCCTGGTCATCCCTGCCTTCCCGGCCCACTTCCTGGCCACTACAGGGCCCTCACCCATGGCCACAGGTCTGATGCACTTCCCCCCGTCATCCTTTGACAGTGCCCTTCGCCACAGACTTTGCCCAGCCTCGTCTGCATGGCATGTGCCACCTGCCACAACCTATGCAGCACCCCACTTTTTCCACCTCAACACCAAGCTTTAG
- the ARID5A gene encoding AT-rich interactive domain-containing protein 5A isoform X2 — protein sequence MAPPIKGKRKQSEEGDPLDPSVSPQPDGEQSRSQSPIHLEDSPEAGGEREEDQEREEEQAFLVSLYKFMKERHTPIERVPHLGFKQINLWKIYKAVEKLGAYEMVTGRRLWKNVYDELGGSPGSTSAATCTRRHYERLVLPYVRHLKGEDDKPLPPSKPRKQYKMAKEPRGDDGTTEKPKKAKEEKRLDQMVPGKMKTDAAPDLARLPNQEAPREGPEQPGPALGPSPPFGGASGCPEAYKRLLSSFYCKGTHGIMSPLAKKKLLAQVSKAEALQCQEEGCRHGVGSPNGDPQASPAILLSESPQSPGKPAENSRHRLTPPEGLQAPGGSLREEAQVGPRLPAPIFTGCFHAYPTEVLKPVSQHPRDFFPNFKDGVLLGPPGKEEGLAVKEPQLVWGGDANRPSAFHKGSSRKGSPYPKPKACWVSPMAKAPAESPVPLSTFPSSPGLGTKRSLEEEGFAHGGKKLRAVSPFLKEVDAKECGAKSMGSGVAVSCLLGPALGPALPEAYRGTMLRCPLNFAGTPDHLKGQATLPFSPLVIPAFPAHFLATTGPSPMATGLMHFPPSSFDSALRHRLCPASSAWHVPPATTYAAPHFFHLNTKL from the exons GACTCCCCCGAGGCAGGCGGGGAGCGGGAGGAGGACCAGgagcgggaggaggagcaggccttCCTGGTCAGCCTCTACAAGTTCATGAAGGAGCGACACACGCCCATCGAGAGGGTGCCCCATCTCGGCTTCAAGCAGA TTAACCTGTGGAAAATCTACAAAGCAGTGGAGAAGCTGGGGGCCTATGAGATG GTGACCGGCCGCCGCCTCTGGAAGAACGTGTATGACGagctggggggcagcccgggcagCACCAGCGCAGCCACCTGCACACGCCGCCACTACGAGAG GCTGGTGCTCCCATATGTGCGGCACCTGAAGGGGGAGGACGACAAGCCACTGCCCCCTTCCAAGCCCAGGAAGCAATACAAGATGGCTAAGGAGCCTCGGGGGGATGATGGGACCACTGAGAAGCCGAAGAAGGCCAAGGAAGAGAAGCGGTTGGATCAG ATGGTGCCaggaaagatgaaaacagatgctgCCCCTGACCTGGCACGGCTTCCCAACCAGGAGGcccccagggagggcccagaacaGCCAGGCCCGGCCCTGGGGCCCTCTCCACCCTTTGGGGGTGCCAGCGGCTGCCCTGAGGCCTACAAGCGGCTCCTGTCCAGCTTCTACTGCAAAGGAACACATGGCATCATGTCACCACTGGCCAAAAAGAAGCTCCTGGCCCAAGTGAGCAAGGCAGAGGCCTTGCAGTGCCAGGAGGAGGGCTGTCGCCACGGGGTAGGCAGCCCTAATGGGGacccccaggcatcccctgccATTCTCCTGTCGGAAAGTCCTCAGAGCCCAGGAAAGCCAGCTGAGAACTCCAGGCACCGGCTAACCCCTCCGGAGGGGTTACAGGCCCCTGGTGGCAGCCTCAGGGAGGAGGCTCAAGTGGGTCCCCGCCTACCAGCCCCCATCTTCACTGGCTGTTTCCACGCATACCCCACTGAGGTGCTGAAGCCCGTCAGCCAGCACCCCCGGGACTTCTTCCCCAATTTTAAAGATGGGGTGCTATTGGGGCCCCCTGGCAAAGAGGAAGGCCTGGCAGTCAAAGAGCCCCAGCTGGTGTGGGGCGGGGATGCCAACCGCCCGTCTGCATTCCATAAAGGCAGCTCTAGAAAAGGCAGCCCCTACCCCAAGCCCAAAGCCTGCTGGGTGTCCCCGATGGCCAAGGCCCCTGCTGAGAGCCCTGTTCCCCTGTCTACCTTCCCTAGCAGCCCCGGCCTGGGTACCAAGCGCAGCCTGGAAGAAGAGGGCTTTGCCCATGGTGGCAAAAAACTGCGGGCAGTGTCTCCCTTTCTTAAGGAGGTGGACGCCAAGGAGTGTGGGGCCAAATCTATGGGGTCTGGTGTGGCCGTGTCCTGCCTGCTGGGCCCAGCGCTGGGGCCTGCCCTCCCTGAGGCCTACAGGGGCACCATGCTGCGGTGCCCACTGAACTTTGCTGGCACCCCGGACCACTTAAAGGGCCAGGCCACTCTCCCCTTCAGCCCCCTGGTCATCCCTGCCTTCCCGGCCCACTTCCTGGCCACTACAGGGCCCTCACCCATGGCCACAGGTCTGATGCACTTCCCCCCGTCATCCTTTGACAGTGCCCTTCGCCACAGACTTTGCCCAGCCTCGTCTGCATGGCATGTGCCACCTGCCACAACCTATGCAGCACCCCACTTTTTCCACCTCAACACCAAGCTTTAG
- the ARID5A gene encoding AT-rich interactive domain-containing protein 5A isoform X4 — protein sequence MAPPIKGKRKQSEEGDPLDPSVSPQPDGEQSRSQSPIHLEVTGRRLWKNVYDELGGSPGSTSAATCTRRHYERLVLPYVRHLKGEDDKPLPPSKPRKQYKMAKEPRGDDGTTEKPKKAKEEKRLDQMVPGKMKTDAAPDLARLPNQEAPREGPEQPGPALGPSPPFGGASGCPEAYKRLLSSFYCKGTHGIMSPLAKKKLLAQVSKAEALQCQEEGCRHGVGSPNGDPQASPAILLSESPQSPGKPAENSRHRLTPPEGLQAPGGSLREEAQVGPRLPAPIFTGCFHAYPTEVLKPVSQHPRDFFPNFKDGVLLGPPGKEEGLAVKEPQLVWGGDANRPSAFHKGSSRKGSPYPKPKACWVSPMAKAPAESPVPLSTFPSSPGLGTKRSLEEEGFAHGGKKLRAVSPFLKEVDAKECGAKSMGSGVAVSCLLGPALGPALPEAYRGTMLRCPLNFAGTPDHLKGQATLPFSPLVIPAFPAHFLATTGPSPMATGLMHFPPSSFDSALRHRLCPASSAWHVPPATTYAAPHFFHLNTKL from the exons GTGACCGGCCGCCGCCTCTGGAAGAACGTGTATGACGagctggggggcagcccgggcagCACCAGCGCAGCCACCTGCACACGCCGCCACTACGAGAG GCTGGTGCTCCCATATGTGCGGCACCTGAAGGGGGAGGACGACAAGCCACTGCCCCCTTCCAAGCCCAGGAAGCAATACAAGATGGCTAAGGAGCCTCGGGGGGATGATGGGACCACTGAGAAGCCGAAGAAGGCCAAGGAAGAGAAGCGGTTGGATCAG ATGGTGCCaggaaagatgaaaacagatgctgCCCCTGACCTGGCACGGCTTCCCAACCAGGAGGcccccagggagggcccagaacaGCCAGGCCCGGCCCTGGGGCCCTCTCCACCCTTTGGGGGTGCCAGCGGCTGCCCTGAGGCCTACAAGCGGCTCCTGTCCAGCTTCTACTGCAAAGGAACACATGGCATCATGTCACCACTGGCCAAAAAGAAGCTCCTGGCCCAAGTGAGCAAGGCAGAGGCCTTGCAGTGCCAGGAGGAGGGCTGTCGCCACGGGGTAGGCAGCCCTAATGGGGacccccaggcatcccctgccATTCTCCTGTCGGAAAGTCCTCAGAGCCCAGGAAAGCCAGCTGAGAACTCCAGGCACCGGCTAACCCCTCCGGAGGGGTTACAGGCCCCTGGTGGCAGCCTCAGGGAGGAGGCTCAAGTGGGTCCCCGCCTACCAGCCCCCATCTTCACTGGCTGTTTCCACGCATACCCCACTGAGGTGCTGAAGCCCGTCAGCCAGCACCCCCGGGACTTCTTCCCCAATTTTAAAGATGGGGTGCTATTGGGGCCCCCTGGCAAAGAGGAAGGCCTGGCAGTCAAAGAGCCCCAGCTGGTGTGGGGCGGGGATGCCAACCGCCCGTCTGCATTCCATAAAGGCAGCTCTAGAAAAGGCAGCCCCTACCCCAAGCCCAAAGCCTGCTGGGTGTCCCCGATGGCCAAGGCCCCTGCTGAGAGCCCTGTTCCCCTGTCTACCTTCCCTAGCAGCCCCGGCCTGGGTACCAAGCGCAGCCTGGAAGAAGAGGGCTTTGCCCATGGTGGCAAAAAACTGCGGGCAGTGTCTCCCTTTCTTAAGGAGGTGGACGCCAAGGAGTGTGGGGCCAAATCTATGGGGTCTGGTGTGGCCGTGTCCTGCCTGCTGGGCCCAGCGCTGGGGCCTGCCCTCCCTGAGGCCTACAGGGGCACCATGCTGCGGTGCCCACTGAACTTTGCTGGCACCCCGGACCACTTAAAGGGCCAGGCCACTCTCCCCTTCAGCCCCCTGGTCATCCCTGCCTTCCCGGCCCACTTCCTGGCCACTACAGGGCCCTCACCCATGGCCACAGGTCTGATGCACTTCCCCCCGTCATCCTTTGACAGTGCCCTTCGCCACAGACTTTGCCCAGCCTCGTCTGCATGGCATGTGCCACCTGCCACAACCTATGCAGCACCCCACTTTTTCCACCTCAACACCAAGCTTTAG